Proteins from one Streptosporangium becharense genomic window:
- a CDS encoding gamma-glutamylcyclotransferase: MPVYAAYGSNMDPKQMAHRAPHSPIRGTGWLQGWRLTFGGNDLGWEGALATIVEDPGEQVFVVLYDVPDWDESSLDQWEGAARGLYHKIRLRVQTLEGEVVAWFYVLDGYEGGLPSARYLGILAEAAERAGAPDDYVRDLRGRPCTSLGG; this comes from the coding sequence GTGCCTGTCTACGCCGCCTACGGCAGCAACATGGACCCCAAGCAGATGGCCCACCGAGCCCCGCACTCCCCGATCAGGGGGACGGGCTGGCTCCAGGGCTGGCGTCTGACGTTCGGCGGGAACGACCTCGGCTGGGAGGGTGCGCTCGCCACGATCGTCGAAGACCCCGGCGAGCAGGTCTTCGTCGTCCTGTACGACGTGCCCGACTGGGACGAGAGCTCCCTCGACCAGTGGGAGGGTGCCGCCCGCGGGCTCTACCACAAGATCAGGCTCCGGGTGCAGACCCTGGAGGGCGAGGTCGTGGCCTGGTTCTACGTGCTCGACGGCTACGAGGGCGGACTGCCCTCGGCGCGCTACCTCGGCATCCTCGCCGAGGCCGCCGAGCGCGCGGGCGCCCCGGACGACTACGTCAGGGACCTGCGCGGCCGGCCCTGCACCTCGCTGGGCGGCTGA
- a CDS encoding cupin domain-containing protein: MVRRIDNAKRIPVPGGKVIDEYVGRVNSGDDRVSIAHMTAPAGWDEPAQTPEFAEYTLVLRGSVIVEHDGGTTEVSAGQAFASEPGERIRYSAGPEGAEYVAVCLPAFSPETAGRED, encoded by the coding sequence ATGGTCCGCAGAATCGACAATGCGAAACGGATTCCCGTCCCGGGCGGGAAGGTCATCGACGAGTACGTCGGCCGGGTGAACAGCGGCGACGACCGTGTCTCCATCGCGCACATGACGGCTCCGGCCGGCTGGGACGAACCCGCGCAGACGCCGGAGTTCGCCGAGTACACCCTGGTGCTCAGGGGGTCGGTCATCGTCGAGCACGACGGCGGCACGACCGAGGTGAGCGCCGGGCAGGCGTTCGCCTCCGAGCCGGGGGAGCGGATCCGCTACAGCGCCGGCCCGGAGGGCGCCGAGTACGTCGCCGTCTGCCTGCCGGCCTTCTCCCCGGAGACCGCCGGCCGCGAAGACTGA
- a CDS encoding phospho-sugar mutase: protein MSSDLVRLARSWLDQDPDPDTRAELAGLLESGDGDGLRERFAARLEFGTAGLRGELGAGPNRMNRVTVMRAAAGLARVLGPGAHVVIGYDARHKSDVFAHDTAAVLTGAGLRASVLPRPLPTPVLAFAVRHLGADAGVTVTASHNPPRDNGYKVYWGDGSQIVPPIDAEISAAIDAVGPVSGLPLGSPDDPAWTTLGDDVLEAYLKAVTALPLGSARDLRVAYTPLHGVGGATLAAAFAAAGFEAPAVVAEQAEPDPDFPTVSFPNPEEPGAMDLALELAGRVGADLVLANDPDADRCAVGVPLPGGGYRMLTGDELGALLGEHVIRQTSGGDRLVATTIVSSSLLGKIAAEHGVRYAETLTGFKWIMKAGGGLVFGYEEALGYSIGSDLGLPVHDKDGIGAALVVAGLAARAKLDGRGLLDLLDDQARRHGLHATSQLSFRVADLSLIADAMTRLRTAPPTRLGGREVEAADDLSAGAGGLPPTDGLRYHLSGGARVVVRPSGTEPKLKCYLEVVVPVTGEVAAAREQAVRDLGALRTDLAEGLGL, encoded by the coding sequence ATGAGCAGCGATCTCGTACGGCTCGCCCGTTCCTGGCTGGACCAGGACCCCGACCCGGACACACGCGCGGAGCTCGCCGGGCTGCTGGAGAGCGGCGACGGCGACGGGCTGCGGGAGCGGTTCGCGGCCAGGCTGGAGTTCGGCACCGCCGGTCTCCGCGGCGAGCTGGGAGCCGGCCCCAACCGGATGAACCGGGTGACGGTCATGCGCGCCGCCGCCGGTCTGGCCCGGGTCCTCGGCCCCGGCGCGCACGTGGTGATCGGCTACGACGCCCGGCACAAGTCGGACGTCTTCGCCCACGACACCGCGGCGGTGCTCACCGGCGCCGGCCTGCGCGCCTCGGTCCTGCCCCGGCCGCTGCCCACCCCCGTGCTGGCCTTCGCCGTCCGTCACCTGGGCGCCGACGCGGGCGTGACCGTGACCGCCAGTCACAACCCGCCCCGCGACAACGGCTACAAGGTCTACTGGGGCGACGGCTCCCAGATCGTGCCGCCGATCGACGCGGAGATCTCCGCCGCCATCGACGCCGTCGGGCCGGTCTCCGGGCTGCCCCTGGGCTCCCCGGACGACCCGGCGTGGACGACGCTGGGCGACGACGTCCTGGAGGCGTACCTGAAGGCGGTGACCGCGCTCCCGCTCGGCTCGGCCCGCGACCTGCGGGTGGCCTACACCCCGCTGCACGGCGTGGGCGGGGCCACGCTGGCCGCCGCCTTCGCCGCCGCCGGATTCGAGGCGCCCGCGGTCGTCGCGGAGCAGGCCGAGCCCGACCCGGACTTCCCCACGGTCTCCTTCCCCAACCCGGAGGAGCCGGGCGCGATGGACCTCGCGCTGGAGCTCGCCGGCCGCGTCGGCGCCGACCTGGTCCTGGCCAACGACCCCGACGCCGACCGCTGCGCGGTGGGCGTCCCGCTGCCCGGCGGCGGCTACCGGATGCTGACCGGCGACGAACTCGGCGCGCTGCTCGGCGAGCATGTGATCCGGCAGACCTCGGGCGGCGACCGCCTGGTGGCCACCACCATCGTCTCGTCGTCCCTGCTCGGCAAGATCGCCGCTGAGCACGGGGTGCGGTACGCCGAGACCCTGACCGGCTTCAAATGGATCATGAAGGCGGGCGGGGGCCTGGTCTTCGGCTACGAGGAGGCCCTGGGCTACAGCATCGGCTCCGACCTCGGGCTGCCCGTGCACGACAAGGACGGCATCGGCGCGGCGCTGGTCGTGGCCGGTCTCGCCGCCCGGGCCAAGCTGGACGGCCGCGGCCTGCTCGACCTGCTGGACGACCAGGCCCGCCGCCACGGGCTGCACGCCACCTCCCAGCTGTCGTTCCGGGTGGCCGACCTGTCGCTGATCGCCGACGCGATGACCCGCCTCCGGACCGCCCCGCCCACCCGGCTCGGCGGTCGCGAGGTGGAGGCCGCCGACGACCTGAGCGCCGGCGCGGGCGGGCTCCCGCCCACCGACGGCCTCCGCTACCACCTGTCCGGTGGCGCGCGGGTGGTCGTCCGCCCGTCGGGAACCGAACCCAAGCTCAAGTGCTACCTGGAGGTCGTGGTTCCGGTGACCGGCGAGGTCGCCGCGGCCCGCGAGCAGGCCGTGCGGGATCTCGGCGCCCTCAGGACGGACCTGGCCGAGGGCCTCGGCCTGTAG
- a CDS encoding NAD(P)H-quinone dehydrogenase translates to MTRIVIIGGGPGGYEAALVAAQLGAQVTVVEQDGPGGACVLTDCVPSKTMIATSVRKQALLDASMLGVHYTGGPDGDVGGVIADMPLVNKRVKELARAQSADIAARLAAEGVEVIQERGRLVDPQVVRAGDRTIRADIVIVATGATPRILRGAEPDGERILTWRQLYDLQELPEHLIVVGSGVTGAEFAGAYRSLGAEVTLVSSRDRMMPNEDADAAEVLEEVYRRRGMNVMGRSRAESVKRTADGVVVTLEDGRTAEGSHCLMTVGMVPNTSGIGLEEAGVTLDRGGFIQVDKVSRTSAPGVYAAGDCTGVLMLASVAAMQGRIAVWHALGEAVQPLRLATVASAIFTDPEIAAVGVAQRAIEAGEIDANVVKLPLATNARAKMQGFNDGFVKLFCRPHTGIILGGVVVAPRASELILAVSVAVQQRLTVDQLAHTFAVYPSLSGSVTEAARRLMQPMTPTGI, encoded by the coding sequence GTGACAAGGATCGTGATCATCGGTGGCGGGCCCGGCGGATACGAGGCGGCACTGGTGGCCGCGCAACTCGGCGCACAGGTGACCGTGGTCGAACAGGACGGGCCCGGCGGGGCGTGCGTGCTCACCGACTGCGTGCCGTCCAAGACGATGATCGCCACCTCCGTCCGCAAACAGGCGCTCCTCGACGCCAGCATGCTCGGCGTGCACTACACCGGCGGGCCGGACGGCGACGTCGGCGGCGTCATCGCCGACATGCCCCTGGTCAACAAGCGCGTCAAGGAACTGGCCCGCGCGCAGTCCGCCGACATCGCGGCGCGGCTCGCCGCCGAGGGCGTCGAGGTGATCCAGGAACGCGGCCGGCTGGTCGACCCGCAGGTGGTCCGGGCGGGCGACCGGACGATCCGGGCTGACATCGTCATCGTGGCGACCGGCGCCACCCCGCGCATCCTGCGCGGCGCCGAGCCCGATGGCGAGCGCATCCTGACCTGGCGGCAGCTCTACGACCTCCAGGAGCTGCCCGAGCACCTCATCGTGGTCGGTTCCGGCGTCACCGGCGCGGAGTTCGCCGGGGCCTACCGGTCGCTGGGTGCGGAGGTCACGCTCGTCTCCTCCCGCGACCGCATGATGCCCAACGAGGACGCCGACGCCGCCGAGGTCCTCGAAGAGGTCTACCGCCGCCGCGGCATGAACGTCATGGGACGCTCCCGCGCCGAGTCCGTCAAGCGCACCGCCGACGGCGTGGTCGTCACGCTGGAGGACGGCCGCACCGCCGAGGGCAGCCACTGCCTCATGACGGTCGGCATGGTCCCCAACACCTCCGGCATCGGCCTGGAGGAGGCCGGGGTCACCCTCGACCGGGGCGGTTTCATCCAGGTCGACAAGGTCTCCCGCACCTCCGCACCCGGCGTCTACGCGGCCGGCGACTGCACCGGTGTGCTGATGCTGGCCTCGGTCGCCGCCATGCAGGGCCGGATCGCCGTCTGGCACGCCCTGGGCGAGGCCGTGCAGCCGCTCCGCCTGGCCACCGTGGCCTCCGCCATCTTCACCGACCCCGAGATCGCCGCGGTGGGCGTCGCCCAGCGCGCCATCGAGGCCGGTGAGATCGACGCCAACGTGGTCAAGCTGCCGCTGGCCACCAACGCCCGTGCCAAGATGCAGGGGTTCAACGACGGCTTCGTCAAGCTGTTCTGCCGTCCGCACACCGGCATCATCCTGGGGGGCGTCGTGGTGGCCCCCCGTGCCTCCGAGCTGATCCTGGCGGTCTCCGTGGCCGTGCAGCAGCGGCTCACCGTCGACCAGCTCGCCCACACCTTCGCGGTCTACCCGTCGCTGTCCGGTTCCGTCACCGAGGCCGCCCGCCGCCTGATGCAGCCGATGACCCCCACCGGCATCTGA
- a CDS encoding chromate transporter: MTETPRRDGDTGTGPDLRELVRLFLRLGTVAFGGPAAHIAMMHDEVVRRRGWVTEQRFLDLVGATNLIPGPSSTELAIHLGHERAGRRGLVAAGVCFILPAALMVGVLAALYVRYGTTPAVEGVLYGIRPVVVAIIVWALFPLVRTALKSAYLWALAGAALAGYLLGVNELLLLAGGGLLTTAVRLAPAARARLRPGAPAPGGPDTSASGTPAPGDRGGEPPPDGRTGPDGTFRDDGPGRIGGLLAAPLALAGSQDPDQLLRLFLTMLKIGAVLYGSGYVLLAFLEGDFVERLGWLTESQLADAVSIGQFTPGPVFTTATFVGYVIAGVPGAALATVAIFLPSFLFVGLLTKITDRIRSKTWSSALLDGVNAAALALMAGVTLQLGHTSLVDPLTWALTGGALLVLWRTRLNSAWLIAAGAGVGLAAVLLG, translated from the coding sequence GTGACGGAAACGCCCCGCCGAGACGGTGACACCGGAACCGGTCCGGACCTCCGCGAGCTGGTCCGGCTGTTCCTGCGGCTGGGCACCGTCGCCTTCGGCGGCCCGGCGGCGCACATCGCGATGATGCACGACGAGGTGGTACGGCGCCGCGGCTGGGTGACCGAGCAGCGCTTCCTCGACCTGGTCGGCGCGACCAACCTCATCCCCGGCCCGTCCTCCACCGAGCTGGCCATCCACCTCGGCCACGAGCGGGCCGGCCGGCGCGGCCTGGTGGCGGCCGGGGTCTGCTTCATCCTGCCCGCCGCGCTCATGGTCGGCGTGCTGGCCGCGCTCTACGTCCGCTACGGCACCACCCCGGCGGTGGAGGGGGTGCTCTACGGTATCCGGCCCGTCGTCGTCGCGATCATCGTGTGGGCGTTGTTCCCCCTGGTACGCACCGCGCTGAAGAGCGCGTACCTGTGGGCGTTGGCCGGGGCCGCCCTGGCCGGTTACCTGCTCGGCGTGAACGAGTTGCTGCTGCTCGCCGGTGGCGGGCTGCTGACGACGGCCGTACGGCTCGCTCCGGCCGCGCGTGCCCGCCTCCGTCCCGGAGCACCCGCCCCCGGCGGTCCCGACACGTCCGCCTCCGGGACACCCGCCCCCGGCGACCGAGGCGGCGAGCCGCCACCCGACGGGCGGACCGGACCGGACGGGACGTTCCGCGACGACGGGCCCGGCCGGATCGGAGGGCTGCTGGCCGCGCCGCTGGCCCTGGCGGGGAGCCAGGACCCCGACCAGTTGCTCCGGCTGTTCCTGACCATGCTCAAGATCGGCGCCGTCCTCTACGGCAGCGGATACGTCCTGCTGGCCTTCCTGGAGGGCGACTTCGTCGAGCGGCTCGGCTGGCTGACCGAGAGCCAGCTCGCCGACGCCGTCTCGATCGGCCAGTTCACCCCGGGTCCGGTGTTCACCACGGCCACCTTCGTCGGCTATGTGATCGCCGGGGTGCCCGGCGCGGCCCTCGCCACTGTCGCGATCTTCCTGCCGAGCTTCCTCTTCGTGGGCCTGCTCACGAAGATCACCGACCGGATCCGCTCGAAGACGTGGTCGAGCGCGCTGCTCGACGGGGTGAACGCCGCCGCCCTCGCGCTGATGGCCGGGGTCACGCTCCAGCTCGGCCACACCTCCCTGGTCGACCCGCTCACCTGGGCACTGACCGGCGGAGCGCTGCTGGTGCTGTGGCGGACGAGACTGAACTCGGCCTGGCTGATCGCGGCCGGTGCCGGAGTGGGCCTGGCGGCCGTCCTGCTCGGCTGA
- a CDS encoding PH domain-containing protein has translation MRQVFRSTPMLVFGWLWMAFAAFNAADLVVRYDGRASMVAAAVLGALTALVFVVCLRPALILGEEGLLVRNPLRNAFVPWRQVDEVTVSHAIAITSAGRTVRCWAPQTSARERAAAARKGKGSAAPLWRGPRIEPVPSKGERAAEALAGRTHADWVAEQISARAGTASGTAVVPGDGGLRISWSPSAVAALVGAAVLIVAAFLV, from the coding sequence ATGAGGCAGGTGTTCCGCTCCACCCCCATGCTGGTCTTCGGCTGGCTCTGGATGGCGTTCGCCGCGTTCAACGCGGCCGACCTCGTCGTCCGCTACGACGGGCGGGCGTCCATGGTCGCCGCGGCGGTGCTGGGTGCGCTGACCGCCCTCGTCTTCGTGGTCTGCCTGAGGCCCGCCCTCATCCTGGGCGAGGAGGGCCTGCTGGTCCGCAACCCGCTCAGGAACGCCTTCGTGCCCTGGCGGCAGGTGGACGAGGTCACGGTCTCGCACGCGATCGCGATCACCTCCGCCGGCCGGACGGTCCGCTGCTGGGCACCGCAGACCTCGGCCCGGGAGCGGGCGGCGGCGGCTCGCAAGGGCAAGGGGAGCGCGGCCCCCCTGTGGCGGGGCCCGCGTATCGAGCCGGTCCCGTCCAAGGGCGAGCGGGCCGCCGAGGCTCTGGCGGGCAGGACCCACGCCGACTGGGTGGCGGAGCAGATCTCCGCACGCGCCGGGACCGCCTCGGGAACGGCGGTCGTCCCCGGCGACGGGGGGCTGAGGATCTCCTGGTCACCGAGCGCGGTCGCGGCCCTGGTCGGGGCGGCCGTCCTGATCGTCGCCGCCTTCCTGGTCTGA
- a CDS encoding purine-nucleoside phosphorylase, with protein MTNDPYALATDAADALKSAVGVESFDVALVMGSGWVPAADAIGETIAEIPVTDLPGFAPPAVEGHAGRIRAVRTGSDKNALIFLGRTHLYEGRGVEPVVHGVRTAIRAGVGTIVLTNAAGGLRPETQEVGEAVLISDHINLTGASPITGATFVDLTEVYSARLRELAREVDPSLAEGVYVAFRGPTYETPAEVRMCRILGGDMVGMSTALEAIAAREAGAEVLGISLVTNPGAGLVGTPLNHEEVLQVGRATAARMGGLLAKVVDRI; from the coding sequence GTGACCAATGACCCTTATGCACTCGCGACGGACGCCGCGGACGCGTTGAAGAGCGCCGTCGGAGTGGAATCCTTCGACGTCGCGCTGGTGATGGGCTCGGGCTGGGTTCCGGCGGCGGACGCGATCGGTGAGACGATCGCCGAGATCCCGGTGACCGACCTGCCCGGTTTCGCGCCGCCCGCGGTGGAGGGCCACGCGGGCAGGATCCGCGCCGTGCGGACCGGCTCCGACAAGAACGCGCTGATCTTCCTCGGCCGCACCCACCTGTACGAGGGCCGCGGCGTGGAGCCGGTCGTGCACGGGGTCCGGACCGCGATCAGGGCGGGGGTCGGCACGATCGTGCTGACGAACGCCGCCGGAGGTCTCCGCCCGGAGACCCAGGAGGTCGGCGAGGCCGTACTGATCAGCGACCACATCAACCTCACCGGCGCCAGCCCGATCACCGGCGCCACCTTCGTCGACCTCACCGAGGTCTACAGCGCGCGGCTGCGCGAGCTGGCCCGCGAGGTCGACCCGTCGCTCGCCGAGGGCGTCTACGTGGCCTTCCGCGGCCCGACCTACGAGACCCCGGCCGAGGTCCGCATGTGCCGGATCCTCGGCGGCGACATGGTGGGCATGTCGACGGCGCTGGAGGCCATCGCCGCCCGCGAGGCCGGAGCCGAGGTCCTGGGCATCTCCCTGGTCACCAACCCCGGCGCCGGTCTGGTGGGCACGCCCCTCAACCACGAGGAGGTCCTCCAGGTCGGCCGCGCCACGGCCGCGCGCATGGGCGGCCTGCTGGCCAAGGTCGTCGACAGGATCTAG
- a CDS encoding AMIN-like domain-containing (lipo)protein: protein MNRTLVPLALLPLVLLSGCGSSAQTAAPSPGGPATTAAPPPSDTPAPPPSTTPAAGLEPPTGTGEIEVTHTVDTPPTVTGARFAQHRGFDRVVIDLRGDVPAYSVRWVPELVQDGSGERIDVQGGAYLQVTMNPATAHTEAGESTWAGGPVFRAGLGNVQSVVRTGDFEAVVGVGVVLDRKAAFRVLEQKNPSRLIIDVAHGKR, encoded by the coding sequence ATGAACCGCACCCTCGTGCCCCTGGCACTGCTGCCCCTCGTCCTGCTGTCCGGCTGCGGTTCGTCCGCCCAGACCGCGGCTCCGTCCCCCGGGGGCCCGGCGACCACCGCCGCACCCCCGCCGTCGGACACGCCGGCCCCGCCGCCGTCCACCACCCCGGCGGCGGGGCTCGAACCGCCGACGGGCACCGGGGAGATCGAGGTCACGCACACCGTCGACACCCCGCCCACCGTCACGGGAGCCCGGTTCGCCCAGCACCGGGGGTTCGACCGCGTGGTGATCGACCTCCGGGGCGACGTCCCCGCCTACAGCGTGCGGTGGGTGCCCGAGCTGGTCCAGGACGGATCGGGCGAGCGGATCGACGTCCAGGGCGGGGCCTACCTCCAGGTGACGATGAACCCCGCCACCGCGCACACCGAGGCCGGCGAATCGACCTGGGCGGGCGGGCCGGTCTTCCGGGCCGGGCTCGGCAACGTGCAGAGCGTGGTCAGGACCGGCGACTTCGAGGCCGTGGTGGGGGTGGGCGTCGTCCTCGACCGCAAGGCCGCGTTCCGGGTGCTGGAGCAGAAGAACCCCAGCCGGCTGATCATCGATGTCGCGCACGGAAAACGGTGA
- a CDS encoding adenosine deaminase, whose protein sequence is MSQLPTLEQIRRAPKVLLHDHLDGGLRPETIIDVARETGYDRLPASDAESLRVWFREAADSGSLERYLETFDHTVAVMQTREALVRVAAECAEDLAADGVVYAEVRYAPEQHTSGGLSLPEVIEAVQEGFRAGSAGRGIRVGTLLTAMRHQARSMEIAELAVRYRDAGVAGFDIAGAEAGYPPTRHLDAFEYLQRENAHFTIHAGEAFGLPSIWQAIQWCGADRLGHGVRIIDDITVEDDGEPKLGRLAAYVRDKRIPLEMCPTSNLQTGAAPSIAEHPIGLLRRLYFRVTVNTDNRLMSGTSLSEEFAKLSEAFGYGWDDMQWFTINAMKSAFLPFDERLALINGVIKPGFARLKWQA, encoded by the coding sequence ATGAGTCAGCTACCCACTCTTGAGCAGATCCGCCGGGCTCCGAAGGTGTTGCTCCACGATCATCTCGACGGTGGTCTGCGGCCGGAGACCATCATCGACGTGGCCCGTGAGACGGGTTATGACAGGTTGCCCGCCTCCGACGCCGAAAGCCTGCGCGTCTGGTTCAGGGAGGCCGCCGACTCCGGCTCGCTGGAACGGTACCTGGAGACCTTCGACCACACGGTCGCCGTCATGCAGACGCGCGAGGCCCTGGTCAGGGTGGCCGCCGAGTGCGCCGAGGATCTGGCGGCCGACGGCGTGGTCTACGCCGAGGTGCGTTACGCCCCCGAGCAGCACACGTCCGGCGGGTTGAGCCTCCCGGAGGTGATCGAGGCGGTTCAGGAGGGCTTCAGGGCGGGCTCGGCGGGCCGCGGGATCCGGGTGGGCACGCTGCTCACCGCGATGCGCCACCAGGCCAGGTCGATGGAGATCGCCGAGCTGGCGGTCCGCTACCGCGACGCCGGTGTGGCGGGCTTCGACATCGCCGGGGCCGAGGCGGGTTACCCGCCCACCCGTCACCTCGACGCCTTCGAATACCTCCAGCGGGAGAACGCCCACTTCACCATCCACGCCGGTGAGGCGTTCGGACTGCCGTCCATCTGGCAGGCGATCCAGTGGTGCGGCGCCGACCGGCTCGGCCACGGCGTCCGCATCATCGACGACATCACCGTGGAGGACGACGGCGAGCCCAAGCTCGGACGGCTGGCGGCGTACGTCCGCGACAAGCGGATCCCGCTGGAGATGTGCCCGACGTCCAACCTGCAGACCGGGGCCGCCCCCTCCATCGCCGAGCACCCGATCGGCCTGCTGCGCCGCCTGTACTTCCGGGTGACGGTCAACACCGACAACCGGCTGATGAGCGGGACGTCGTTGTCGGAGGAGTTCGCCAAGCTCTCCGAGGCGTTCGGCTACGGTTGGGACGACATGCAGTGGTTCACGATCAACGCCATGAAGTCGGCGTTCCTGCCGTTCGACGAGCGGTTGGCGCTCATCAACGGCGTCATCAAGCCCGGGTTCGCCCGGCTGAAGTGGCAGGCGTGA
- a CDS encoding CARDB domain-containing protein: MMRHIRRMCYPVAALAVLAGPLAVGGATHAHAAQAGPAPAVPAGPDTGRAGPPTEAAPGGTVLRAGPDPASCPARVALVNGGFERPAASNAVNFFPDASRNAADSVPGWLTTARDRTLEIWTGPANPTNTAPAEGRQFAELNANEVSTLYQDHATTPGAKLYWRLSHRGRQGTDTMALDIGAPGSPVPQRVMSDGTGAWGTHTGVYTVPAGQTTTRFAFRSVSAAGGVGSVGNFLDDVFFGTAPCVVVTKAAIPEGPVDVGDVITYRLTARNEGGGVAENVRLTDAVPAGTSYVPGSLRVVDGPNSGVKTDGPGDDQAAFDAATGKVFFLLGVGATGSAAGRLPNTADLPGGTTVEFRVKVGPAAAGKQVVNQGSVTYENRLGATPEPLTSTSGEASTRVNPAVDLSVVKSADPTTATIGQNVTYRLAVRNAGPSDATGVTVKDILPRGVAFVSATASAGDYVAATGTWRVGELAAGGTALLTIHVKATVAGERTNIVTVRGDEKDLDPANDIDAVRICVRPAASCENCCSARCVDCGTRAG; this comes from the coding sequence ATGATGAGGCACATCCGGCGGATGTGTTACCCGGTCGCCGCACTGGCCGTGCTGGCCGGACCGCTGGCCGTGGGCGGCGCGACCCATGCTCACGCCGCGCAGGCCGGCCCCGCCCCCGCGGTCCCCGCCGGGCCCGACACGGGTCGGGCGGGCCCGCCCACCGAGGCGGCTCCGGGCGGGACGGTGCTGCGTGCCGGGCCCGACCCGGCCTCCTGCCCCGCGCGGGTGGCGCTGGTCAACGGCGGCTTCGAGCGTCCCGCCGCCTCCAATGCGGTCAACTTCTTCCCCGACGCCTCGCGGAACGCGGCCGACTCGGTGCCGGGCTGGCTGACGACCGCCCGCGACCGCACCCTCGAGATCTGGACCGGCCCGGCCAACCCGACCAACACCGCGCCCGCCGAGGGCAGGCAGTTCGCCGAGCTGAACGCGAACGAGGTCTCGACCCTCTACCAGGACCACGCGACCACCCCCGGGGCGAAGCTGTACTGGCGGCTCTCCCACCGTGGCCGTCAGGGGACCGACACGATGGCCCTGGACATCGGCGCACCCGGCTCGCCGGTACCGCAGCGGGTCATGTCCGACGGCACCGGAGCCTGGGGCACCCACACCGGTGTCTACACGGTTCCCGCCGGGCAGACGACCACCAGGTTCGCCTTCCGCTCCGTCTCCGCGGCCGGAGGTGTCGGCAGCGTCGGCAACTTCCTGGACGACGTCTTCTTCGGTACCGCCCCCTGCGTCGTCGTCACCAAGGCCGCGATCCCCGAGGGCCCGGTCGACGTCGGGGATGTGATCACCTACCGGCTGACCGCCAGGAACGAGGGCGGAGGGGTGGCGGAGAACGTGCGGCTCACCGACGCCGTCCCGGCCGGGACCTCCTACGTGCCCGGTTCGCTCCGCGTGGTGGACGGCCCCAACAGCGGGGTCAAGACCGACGGGCCGGGTGACGACCAAGCGGCCTTCGACGCCGCGACGGGCAAGGTCTTCTTCCTGCTGGGCGTCGGCGCGACCGGTTCGGCGGCCGGACGGCTGCCCAACACCGCCGACCTGCCGGGTGGTACCACGGTGGAGTTCCGGGTCAAGGTCGGCCCGGCCGCCGCAGGTAAGCAGGTCGTCAACCAGGGCTCCGTCACCTACGAGAACCGCCTCGGCGCCACGCCGGAGCCGTTGACCTCCACCTCCGGTGAGGCGTCGACCAGAGTCAATCCCGCTGTGGACCTGAGCGTGGTCAAGTCCGCGGATCCGACCACGGCGACCATCGGCCAGAACGTCACCTACCGTCTCGCCGTCCGCAACGCCGGACCCAGCGACGCCACCGGGGTCACCGTCAAGGACATTCTGCCGCGCGGTGTCGCGTTCGTCTCCGCGACGGCCTCGGCCGGTGACTACGTCGCCGCCACCGGGACGTGGAGGGTGGGTGAGCTCGCCGCAGGCGGCACGGCCCTGCTGACGATCCACGTCAAGGCCACGGTGGCGGGGGAGCGGACCAACATCGTCACGGTCCGCGGTGACGAGAAGGACCTCGACCCGGCCAACGACATCGACGCGGTCAGGATCTGCGTCCGGCCTGCGGCCTCCTGCGAGAACTGCTGCTCCGCCCGGTGCGTGGACTGCGGGACGCGGGCGGGGTGA